From the genome of Saccopteryx bilineata isolate mSacBil1 chromosome 6, mSacBil1_pri_phased_curated, whole genome shotgun sequence, one region includes:
- the SOX12 gene encoding transcription factor SOX-12: protein MVQQRGTRAKRDGGPPPPGPRPAEEGAREPGWCKTPSGHIKRPMNAFMVWSQHERRKIMDQWPDMHNAEISKRLGRRWQLLQDSEKIPFVREAERLRLKHMADYPDYKYRPRKKSKGAPAKARPRPPGGGGGGGGSRLKPGPQLPGRGGRRAAGGPLGGGAAAPEDDDEDDDEELLEVRLVETPGRELWRMVPAGRAARGPAERAQGPSGEGAAVTTASPTPSEDEEPEEEEEEAAAAEEGEEETVASGEEPLGFLSRLPPGPAGLDCSALDRDPDLPPASGTSHFEFPDYCTPEVTEMIAGDWRPSSIADLVFTY, encoded by the coding sequence ATGGTGCAGCAGCGGGGCACGCGGGCCAAGCGGGACGGCGGGCCGCCGCCCCCGGGGCCCCGGCCGGCCGAGGAGGGGGCGCGTGAGCCCGGCTGGTGCAAGACCCCGAGCGGCCACATTAAGAGACCGATGAACGCGTTCATGGTGTGGTCACAGCATGAACGGCGGAAGATCATGGACCAGTGGCCCGACATGCACAACGCCGAGATCTCCAAGCGCCTGGgccgccgctggcagctgctgcaggACTCGGAGAAGATCCCGTTCGTGCGGGAGGCGGAGCGGCTGCGCCTCAAGCACATGGCGGATTACCCGGACTACAAGTACCGGCCGCGCAAAAAGAGCAAGGGGGCGCCCGCCAAGGCGCGGCCCCGCCCCCCCGGCggcggtggcggtggtggtggcagCCGGCTCAAGCCCGGGCCGCAGCTGCCTGGCCGAGGGGGCCGCCGAGCAGCGGGAGGGCCTTTGGGGGGCGGCGCGGCGGCGCCCGAGGACGACGATGAGGACGACGACGAAGAGCTGCTAGAAGTCCGCCTGGTCGAGACCCCCGGGCGGGAGCTGTGGAGGATGGTCCCGGCGGGGCGGGCTGCCCGGGGACCAGCGGAGCGCGCCCAGGGGCCGTCGGGAGAGGGGGCAGCTGTCACCACCGCCTCCCCGACTCCGTCGGAAGACGAGGagcctgaggaagaggaggaggaggcggcggcggctgAGGAAGGCGAAGAGGAGACTGTGGCGTCGGGAGAGGAGCCGCTGGGCTTTCTGTCCAGACTGCCCCCGGGCCCGGCCGGCCTGGACTGCAGCGCCCTGGACCGCGACCCAGACCTGCCGCCTGCGTCGGGCACGTCGCACTTCGAGTTCCCGGACTACTGCACCCCCGAAGTTACCGAGATGATCGCGGGGGACTGGCGCCCGTCTAGCATCGCCGACCTGGTTTTCACCTACTGA